The uncultured Desulfatiglans sp. DNA window ATGCCCACCTGGACCGGTTTCATATTGGACATTACCCACGGGCCCTTTCGGGACCCGGCTACCGGTTTGGCATTCCGGTCACTGACGCCAAGCGCCAGCAGGCCTTTGTACCTGGTGTGGCAGTTGTTGATCCACTTCTTCATTACGAAACAGCGGAGTCTGCGGCGTATCCAGCTGTCCAAATCCCTCAGAACAGTTGGCGTCTCAATGAGTCGATAATAGCCGACCCATCCACGGGTAAACACATTCAGCTCTTTGATAATTTGCTGCAGGTTGACCCCTCTGGATCTGCGCGTAATCCGTTTGATCCGATATTTGGCGTTTTTGAGAGCTTTTTCTGAGAGCTTTATCTTAAGTTTCCGGCCCGATGTAAAGCTGAACCCAAGAAACTTCCGCTCTTGGGGCCTGGCCACAGCCGTTTTATTACGGTTGACCTTGAGCTTCAATCTCTTGCTCAAAAATCTTTCGATAGAGCCCAGCACCCTTTTCCCTGCCCGTTCGGAATGGACGTAAATGTTGCAGTCATCCGCATAACGGCAGAAGGCATGGCCCCTCCTTTCCAGTTCCTTATCCATTTCATCCAAAAGGATATTACTGAGAAGGGGCGATAAAGGGCCGCCCTGAGGAGTACCTTCATAACGCTCCAGTACAACTCCATGGGACATGATGCCTGCCTGCAAATAGCGCCGGATCAGTCGTAAAATACGTTTGTCGCCGATCCGCCTTGAAATTCTTTCCATAAGAATATCATGGTTGATCCGGTCGAAAAACTTTTCCAAGTCCAAATCCACGACCCAACCGTGCCCAGCTTCGATATACTCTTTGGCCTGTCTAACAGCCTGATGGGCGTTTCGAGCGGGCCTGAAGCCATAGCTATGGTCTGAGAACGTGGGATCGTATACTGGCATGAGAACCTGTAAAAGCGCCTGTTGGATAAACCGATCTATTACTATTGGTATTCCAAGATGTCGGATGCCTCCACCAGGTTTTGGTATCATCACTTGCTTAACTGGTTGAGGCTTATATTCATCCCCCAGCAGTTGTTCTCTGAGTTGAGGCCAGTGGATTTTCAGGTAATCCTTAACCTCATCCACTGTCATTCCGTCTATACCGGGACTTCCTTTGTTCGCCTGCACTCTTTTTAGTGCTTTTATGAGGTTCTCCCTTTGGACCACTTCCTCCATC harbors:
- a CDS encoding RNA-directed DNA polymerase (Reverse transcriptase), producing MVPQQLQFQWDRSSNSKGEAGGESASVCQMTEASETPRPANPRLMEEVVQRENLIKALKRVQANKGSPGIDGMTVDEVKDYLKIHWPQLREQLLGDEYKPQPVKQVMIPKPGGGIRHLGIPIVIDRFIQQALLQVLMPVYDPTFSDHSYGFRPARNAHQAVRQAKEYIEAGHGWVVDLDLEKFFDRINHDILMERISRRIGDKRILRLIRRYLQAGIMSHGVVLERYEGTPQGGPLSPLLSNILLDEMDKELERRGHAFCRYADDCNIYVHSERAGKRVLGSIERFLSKRLKLKVNRNKTAVARPQERKFLGFSFTSGRKLKIKLSEKALKNAKYRIKRITRRSRGVNLQQIIKELNVFTRGWVGYYRLIETPTVLRDLDSWIRRRLRCFVMKKWINNCHTRYKGLLALGVSDRNAKPVAGSRKGPWVMSNMKPVQVGMPNHFFAKRGLQPLLNQYNRLVTAI